One part of the Bdellovibrio bacteriovorus genome encodes these proteins:
- a CDS encoding efflux RND transporter permease subunit, translating to MLDRIIKYSLTHRLIVIAVAALMVAYGGWALVHLPVDVFPDLNRPTVNIMTEAHGLAPEEVETLVTFPLETALNGLPGVERVRSSSGVGLSVIYVEFGWDTDIYRNRQMVQEKIALAKEKLPKNISPTLGPISSIMGEIQFVGLSSPDNKVSGMDLRTLADWTLRPRLMSIPGVSQVISIGGGVRQYQILISAEKLQKLQLTMDEVEHNLSDVSQNSTGGFIDLEGQEFLIRNIGAVKEKEEIMNSVVGMHLGRPVLVKEIADVVEGPQTKRGDGSINGKPGVILSIQKQPGANTLELTEKIDEALKQFATTLPAGVELQPNLFKQSLFIETAIDNVKMALRDGVFLVFIVLFLFLMNFRTTAITMTAIPLSFVLTAIVFKFFDLSVNTMTLGGLAIAIGELVDDAIVDVENVYRRLRENKLLANPRNPLVVIYEASSEVRNSIVIATLIVVLVFVPLFSMGGIEGRLFVPLGISYIVSLLASMVVSLTVTPALCSYFLSKGELLEHKDGALVRWLKKHQEKLLNKTLDNPKPVLWASGLLFAGSIALSLIIGRDFLPHFNEGSAMISVVAPPGISLAESNKIGTQAELIVLKTPEVVTVSRRTGRAELDEHAEGVNTSEIEVDFKDEGRPREVVLEEIRKNLEAIPNVGVNVGQPISHRLDHLLSGVRAQIAIKVFGPELSTLRAKGAEVYQAIKDVPGLVDLQVEQQVLIPQVKIHLLRDEAARYGITVGDLAQLLEKALQGEVVGQILEGHKTVDVFMRFDDKSRTDLELIKRTPVKIMPDGSRITVEKVADVYESTGPNIIQRENAQRRIVVQANSTDRSLDAIIADIRKNIESKVEMPAGYYVVYGGQFESQQQASDMMAILGVISILTIFLVLYAHFKSTFISIQIMLNIPMAFIGGIIAIYITGGTLSIASLVAFVTLCGIASRNGIMMISHYLHLMKHEGEEFSKHMVVRGSLERLVPVLMTALTAILGLLPLALSPGAPGREILHPVAIVIVGGLLSSTLLDMYLTPAIFWKFGKQSALKHIEENEKQGVLS from the coding sequence ATGCTTGATAGAATTATTAAATACTCTCTGACTCATCGTCTCATTGTGATCGCAGTCGCTGCTTTAATGGTGGCCTATGGAGGCTGGGCCCTGGTTCATCTGCCAGTGGACGTCTTTCCAGATCTGAATCGCCCCACCGTTAATATTATGACGGAAGCCCATGGCCTGGCTCCGGAAGAAGTCGAAACCCTGGTCACCTTCCCGCTGGAAACCGCCCTGAATGGTCTGCCCGGAGTCGAACGAGTTCGGTCTTCTTCAGGCGTGGGACTCAGTGTGATCTATGTTGAGTTCGGCTGGGATACCGACATCTATCGCAACCGCCAGATGGTTCAGGAAAAAATTGCTCTGGCCAAAGAAAAGCTGCCTAAGAACATCTCCCCCACCCTCGGACCCATTTCATCCATTATGGGCGAAATCCAGTTTGTGGGTTTAAGTTCACCTGACAACAAGGTGTCCGGCATGGATCTGCGCACTCTGGCTGACTGGACACTGCGCCCCCGCCTGATGAGCATTCCGGGCGTGTCGCAGGTTATCTCCATTGGTGGCGGAGTCCGCCAGTATCAGATTCTGATTTCCGCAGAAAAATTGCAAAAGCTGCAACTGACCATGGACGAGGTTGAACACAACCTTTCAGATGTATCGCAAAACTCGACCGGCGGTTTTATTGATCTTGAAGGACAGGAGTTCCTGATCCGCAACATCGGCGCGGTAAAGGAAAAGGAAGAGATCATGAACTCGGTCGTCGGCATGCATCTGGGCCGCCCGGTTCTGGTCAAAGAAATCGCTGACGTCGTTGAAGGCCCGCAAACCAAACGCGGTGACGGCAGCATCAACGGAAAACCCGGGGTTATTCTTTCCATTCAAAAACAGCCCGGCGCCAACACTTTGGAGCTGACAGAAAAAATCGACGAGGCCTTAAAGCAGTTCGCCACCACTCTTCCTGCGGGTGTCGAGCTGCAACCCAACCTTTTCAAACAGTCCTTGTTCATTGAGACCGCCATCGACAACGTAAAAATGGCCCTGCGCGATGGGGTGTTCCTGGTCTTCATCGTTCTGTTCCTGTTCCTGATGAACTTCCGCACAACGGCGATCACGATGACAGCCATTCCCCTGTCTTTCGTTCTGACAGCCATCGTGTTTAAGTTCTTTGATCTTTCCGTCAACACCATGACCCTGGGGGGGCTGGCCATTGCCATCGGTGAGCTGGTGGACGATGCCATTGTCGACGTGGAAAACGTCTATCGCCGCCTTCGCGAGAACAAACTTCTGGCGAATCCCCGCAATCCTCTGGTAGTGATTTATGAGGCCTCGTCAGAGGTTCGTAACTCCATCGTCATTGCGACTTTGATTGTGGTGCTGGTGTTTGTGCCGCTGTTTAGCATGGGTGGAATTGAAGGCCGCCTGTTTGTACCACTCGGGATTTCTTACATCGTTTCACTGCTGGCCTCCATGGTGGTTTCGCTGACCGTGACTCCGGCGCTGTGTTCGTACTTCCTTTCCAAAGGCGAACTGCTGGAACATAAAGACGGCGCCTTGGTGCGCTGGCTGAAAAAACATCAGGAAAAGCTGCTTAACAAAACCCTGGATAATCCAAAGCCAGTTCTGTGGGCCTCCGGCCTGCTGTTTGCCGGCTCGATCGCATTGTCTCTGATCATCGGACGCGACTTCCTGCCGCACTTTAATGAAGGCTCGGCGATGATCAGCGTTGTGGCTCCCCCGGGAATCTCTTTGGCAGAGTCCAATAAAATTGGAACCCAGGCTGAATTGATCGTTCTAAAAACTCCGGAAGTCGTGACCGTGTCGCGCCGAACGGGACGCGCCGAACTGGATGAACACGCCGAGGGCGTGAACACTTCGGAAATTGAAGTGGACTTTAAAGACGAAGGCCGCCCCCGCGAAGTGGTGCTGGAAGAGATTCGTAAAAATCTGGAAGCCATCCCGAACGTGGGTGTGAACGTCGGTCAGCCGATTTCTCACCGCCTGGATCACCTTCTGTCCGGCGTGCGCGCGCAGATTGCCATTAAGGTCTTTGGACCTGAGCTTTCCACCTTGCGCGCCAAAGGGGCGGAAGTTTATCAGGCCATCAAAGATGTTCCCGGCCTTGTCGACCTTCAGGTTGAACAGCAGGTTCTGATTCCCCAGGTGAAGATACATCTTCTGCGCGATGAGGCTGCCCGCTATGGCATCACGGTCGGCGATCTGGCCCAGTTGCTTGAAAAAGCGCTGCAGGGCGAAGTGGTCGGACAGATTCTTGAGGGCCATAAGACAGTGGATGTGTTTATGCGTTTTGATGACAAGTCCCGTACGGACCTTGAGCTTATCAAACGCACACCGGTGAAAATTATGCCGGACGGAAGCCGCATCACAGTTGAAAAGGTCGCGGACGTTTACGAATCCACCGGCCCCAATATTATCCAGCGTGAAAATGCACAAAGAAGAATCGTGGTTCAGGCGAACTCCACCGACCGTTCTTTGGATGCCATCATTGCCGATATTAGAAAGAACATCGAATCCAAAGTGGAAATGCCTGCCGGATACTATGTGGTTTATGGCGGCCAGTTTGAAAGCCAGCAACAGGCCTCTGATATGATGGCCATTCTGGGAGTGATCTCAATCCTGACGATCTTCCTGGTTCTGTATGCTCATTTCAAATCCACCTTTATTTCGATTCAGATTATGCTCAATATCCCCATGGCCTTCATTGGCGGCATCATCGCGATTTACATAACGGGCGGCACTCTGAGCATCGCCAGCCTTGTGGCCTTCGTCACATTATGTGGTATTGCATCCCGCAATGGCATCATGATGATTTCACACTATTTGCATCTGATGAAGCACGAGGGCGAGGAGTTCTCCAAACACATGGTCGTGCGCGGCTCTTTAGAGCGCCTGGTTCCGGTTCTGATGACTGCTTTGACGGCCATTCTTGGATTGCTGCCTTTGGCTCTTTCGCCGGGAGCTCCGGGACGGGAAATTCTGCATCCGGTGGCTATCGTGATTGTCGGCGGTCTATTAAGCAGCACTTTGCTTGATATGTATCTGACTCCGGCGATATTCTGGAAGTTTGGTAAACAGTCCGCTTTAAAACATATTGAAGAAAACGAAAAACAAGGAGTCCTTTCATGA
- a CDS encoding heavy metal translocating P-type ATPase, with protein sequence METQNNSTELQLIGMSCVNCAGKIEKTLNGLPGVTATVNFATEKAQVNLGDSPLTVENLIKTIQELGYQAFEVNSEVDAQKLKEEAAAEYRKELRLFIISAILTAPFLVEMAVMLSGAGHEMIPRWVQWILATPVQFWVGWRFYRGSYYALKSGSANMDVLVALGTTMAYGLSAVMTAMSWHHHHVYFEASTAVITLILLGKLMESRAKGKTSEAVEGLLRLQPKKAMVERNGEVVSLDISELVAGDIVVVKNGESIPVDGVVVQGLSTVDESMLTGESMPVQKAVDDHVYAATLNQDGSLRIKATGVGSKTQLAQIIKIVTTAQGSKAPIQRLADKISAVFVPVVVAISVLTFFGTWLWTGDLTMAFISSVSVLVIACPCALGLATPTAVVVGIGKGAQAGVLFRDAKALELAEKIDVLVLDKTGTITEGKPVVTEIHVTSGQDKKEVLTFAASLEAGSSHPLAHAILEEAKKEGLSLVQVENFQSVMGQGVEGRIQGRSLKLGKSGWVAPEFSLNQELLKTLESKGQTLMVLADDARVLGYIAVADRIRESSKEAIADIQKRGVKVMMLTGDNEGTAKEISRQAGITDYKHSVKPADKANVIVTLKRKKLRVAMVGDGINDAPALAMADVSFSMSSGTDIAIETADVTLMKNDLKSVAQAIELSHLTLKKIRQNLFFAFIYNVLGIPLAALGMLNPVIAGAAMAMSSVSVVSNSLLLKRKKI encoded by the coding sequence ATGGAAACACAAAACAACAGTACCGAGTTGCAACTTATTGGCATGTCCTGTGTGAATTGTGCAGGCAAGATTGAAAAGACATTAAATGGTTTGCCGGGTGTGACGGCAACAGTGAACTTTGCCACAGAAAAAGCCCAGGTGAATCTGGGGGACAGTCCCCTGACAGTTGAAAACCTGATTAAAACCATCCAGGAGTTGGGGTATCAGGCTTTTGAAGTGAACTCAGAAGTCGACGCCCAAAAGCTGAAAGAGGAGGCTGCGGCTGAGTACCGCAAAGAACTGCGTCTGTTCATTATCTCAGCGATTCTGACGGCGCCCTTTCTGGTTGAGATGGCCGTGATGCTGAGTGGGGCGGGTCATGAAATGATTCCGCGCTGGGTGCAGTGGATTTTGGCGACGCCGGTTCAGTTCTGGGTCGGGTGGAGATTTTATCGTGGATCTTATTACGCCTTGAAGTCGGGCAGCGCCAATATGGATGTGCTGGTGGCCTTGGGGACGACGATGGCATATGGCTTGAGTGCGGTGATGACGGCCATGAGCTGGCATCATCATCACGTTTATTTCGAGGCCAGCACTGCGGTCATTACCTTGATTCTGCTGGGTAAGTTAATGGAAAGCCGCGCGAAGGGGAAAACCTCGGAAGCGGTGGAAGGTCTGCTGCGCCTGCAGCCGAAAAAGGCCATGGTGGAAAGAAACGGCGAAGTGGTTTCTTTGGATATCAGCGAACTGGTGGCCGGTGACATCGTGGTGGTGAAAAATGGCGAATCCATTCCGGTGGATGGTGTGGTGGTGCAGGGACTTTCGACTGTGGATGAGTCGATGCTGACCGGCGAAAGTATGCCGGTACAAAAGGCTGTCGATGATCACGTTTATGCAGCGACTCTGAATCAGGATGGCAGTCTGCGCATTAAAGCCACGGGTGTGGGCAGCAAGACTCAGTTAGCGCAAATCATTAAGATAGTGACGACGGCTCAAGGTTCGAAAGCTCCTATTCAGCGTCTTGCGGATAAGATTTCAGCGGTCTTTGTGCCCGTGGTCGTTGCTATCAGCGTGCTGACATTCTTTGGGACCTGGCTGTGGACCGGGGATTTGACGATGGCGTTTATTTCGTCCGTTTCGGTCCTGGTTATTGCCTGTCCGTGTGCTTTGGGTTTGGCAACGCCGACCGCCGTGGTTGTGGGAATTGGCAAGGGCGCTCAGGCCGGAGTTTTGTTCCGCGACGCCAAAGCCTTGGAGCTGGCCGAAAAAATTGATGTTCTGGTCTTGGATAAAACCGGCACTATCACGGAAGGAAAGCCCGTGGTCACAGAAATTCATGTGACTTCCGGTCAGGATAAAAAAGAGGTGCTGACTTTTGCGGCAAGTCTTGAGGCGGGATCGTCGCATCCTTTGGCTCACGCTATTTTGGAAGAAGCCAAAAAAGAGGGATTGTCCCTGGTTCAGGTTGAAAATTTCCAAAGCGTGATGGGGCAGGGTGTGGAAGGCCGCATTCAGGGACGCTCACTGAAGCTGGGTAAGAGCGGCTGGGTGGCGCCGGAGTTTTCCTTGAATCAGGAGCTTTTAAAGACTCTTGAATCCAAAGGTCAGACTTTGATGGTGCTCGCGGATGACGCTCGTGTCCTGGGGTATATCGCGGTGGCCGACCGTATCCGTGAAAGCTCGAAAGAAGCCATCGCCGATATTCAAAAGCGCGGTGTGAAAGTCATGATGCTTACCGGGGACAACGAAGGCACTGCCAAAGAAATCTCCCGTCAGGCAGGAATCACTGACTACAAACACAGCGTGAAACCCGCCGACAAAGCCAATGTCATTGTGACCCTGAAACGCAAAAAACTGCGTGTGGCGATGGTGGGTGACGGTATCAATGATGCTCCGGCATTGGCGATGGCTGATGTCAGCTTCTCCATGTCTTCTGGAACTGATATTGCGATTGAAACTGCAGATGTCACTTTGATGAAGAATGATCTGAAGTCCGTGGCGCAGGCCATTGAACTGTCACATCTGACATTAAAGAAAATCCGTCAGAACCTGTTCTTTGCTTTCATCTACAACGTTCTGGGGATCCCACTGGCCGCATTAGGAATGCTCAACCCTGTCATCGCAGGGGCGGCCATGGCCATGAGCTCAGTCTCTGTAGTCAGCAACTCGTTGTTGCTGAAAAGAAAGAAGATCTAA
- a CDS encoding metal-sensitive transcriptional regulator: MKKESGQHPDHSGHLKRLNRVRGQLDGIQNMIEERRYCPDIVFQIRAAAKALQAMENEIMRTHVHGCVKTAIKSKDEKEISKKIDEIMNLVSK; this comes from the coding sequence ATGAAAAAAGAATCCGGTCAGCATCCCGACCACAGTGGTCATTTAAAGCGTCTCAACCGTGTCCGCGGTCAGTTGGATGGCATTCAGAACATGATCGAAGAACGTCGTTATTGTCCTGACATAGTTTTCCAGATCCGCGCGGCCGCAAAAGCGCTGCAGGCGATGGAAAATGAGATTATGCGGACCCATGTCCACGGTTGCGTAAAGACCGCGATCAAATCCAAGGACGAAAAAGAAATCTCTAAAAAAATCGACGAGATCATGAATCTCGTCAGTAAGTAG